Proteins from a genomic interval of Bacteroidales bacterium:
- a CDS encoding RagB/SusD family nutrient uptake outer membrane protein: protein MKKIYSIPVFLTMMFLVACSEDFLDLKPIAMETEETFYKDFDALDMTATAAYGILCTRDIFDYYIFMGYASAADDVEVGGENTNDWPQFQAVDRLQHSPMLSTIFDSWGYCYKGIRMTNEFLSRVDKIRATDTKVNQALVDQRIAEMKFLRAFYHFYLAVVYGGVPIADKIVDPSMFSTPRNSLKEVYDFMIKDLKEAIPYLKEKSQLAPNYGRVSKGAARALLAKILLYESSYAKNYPGDERFAGMQERWTEALQYAEEVINSGEYQLVGINGERFPSWRNPNGGVGGYRWIFTLDGDNSPESIWEIQNVMDGKGWTYTRGSYIVTYFTVRYYYRPSDPTHSDRVVGGWSFNLPTSYMVNAFGNQDSRETGLHSVPVDPKLDPRFATSIGRPGDTILVNDQTEGEKWFPMSFSNLPTQTISRKYECSPQEYWNGRTNDNEGPMNVRWIRYADVVLMAAEAAYMAGDKPKALNYINQIRKRARMSGNTGYPEDLTDISFEDIVHERRLELAMEGWRFFDLVRWRLAKKYISGITLAALGEGYVVDFEEGKHEFFPIPYNEIQLSKGALVQYKGWQ, encoded by the coding sequence ATGAAAAAGATATACAGCATCCCGGTTTTCCTTACAATGATGTTTCTCGTGGCTTGCAGCGAAGATTTTCTTGATCTGAAGCCTATCGCCATGGAAACGGAAGAGACTTTTTACAAGGATTTTGATGCCCTTGATATGACGGCTACTGCCGCATATGGAATTCTCTGTACCCGTGATATTTTTGATTATTACATTTTTATGGGATATGCCAGTGCTGCCGATGATGTGGAAGTGGGAGGAGAAAACACAAATGACTGGCCACAGTTCCAGGCAGTTGACCGGCTTCAGCACAGCCCGATGTTGTCAACTATCTTTGATTCATGGGGTTACTGTTACAAAGGAATCAGAATGACCAATGAATTTTTAAGCCGGGTTGATAAAATCAGAGCTACTGATACAAAAGTAAACCAGGCATTGGTTGATCAGCGGATTGCAGAAATGAAATTTCTGAGGGCCTTCTATCATTTCTACCTGGCTGTGGTTTATGGAGGAGTCCCTATTGCCGACAAGATTGTTGATCCATCTATGTTTTCCACCCCGAGGAACTCCCTTAAAGAAGTGTACGACTTTATGATAAAGGATCTGAAGGAGGCCATTCCTTATCTGAAAGAGAAAAGCCAGCTGGCTCCCAACTATGGTCGTGTTTCAAAAGGTGCCGCCAGGGCATTGCTGGCCAAAATTTTGTTGTATGAGTCGTCGTATGCCAAGAATTACCCCGGAGATGAACGCTTTGCCGGGATGCAGGAGCGCTGGACTGAAGCCCTTCAGTATGCAGAAGAAGTTATTAACTCCGGAGAATATCAGTTAGTAGGGATCAATGGTGAGAGGTTTCCGTCATGGCGTAATCCAAACGGAGGTGTTGGCGGTTACAGGTGGATATTTACACTCGACGGGGATAACTCTCCCGAATCAATATGGGAAATTCAGAATGTAATGGATGGGAAGGGATGGACCTATACAAGAGGTTCCTACATCGTAACCTATTTCACGGTAAGGTACTATTACCGTCCCTCTGATCCTACCCATTCCGACAGGGTAGTTGGAGGCTGGAGCTTCAATCTGCCGACATCATACATGGTCAATGCGTTCGGAAATCAGGATTCCAGGGAAACAGGCCTGCATTCAGTTCCGGTTGATCCAAAGCTCGATCCGCGTTTTGCCACTTCGATTGGAAGACCCGGAGATACTATTCTCGTAAACGATCAAACAGAAGGGGAAAAATGGTTCCCCATGTCATTCAGCAACCTTCCTACACAAACTATCAGTCGCAAATATGAATGCTCTCCGCAGGAATACTGGAACGGAAGGACAAACGACAATGAAGGCCCCATGAATGTCCGTTGGATCCGTTATGCGGATGTCGTGCTGATGGCTGCTGAGGCGGCTTATATGGCCGGCGATAAACCCAAAGCACTGAATTACATCAATCAGATCAGAAAACGGGCCAGAATGTCAGGGAATACCGGATATCCTGAAGATCTTACCGATATCTCCTTCGAAGATATTGTTCATGAACGAAGGCTTGAGCTTGCCATGGAAGGATGGCGCTTTTTCGACCTTGTCCGCTGGAGGCTGGCCAAAAAATATATCAGCGGAATCACTCTTGCAGCTCTTGGCGAAGGATATGTTGTTGATTTTGAAGAAGGGAAGCATGAATTCTTCCCCATTCCGTATAACGAAATTCAGCTCAGCAAGGGTGCCCTTGTTCAGTACAAAGGATGGCAATAA